One region of Brachyhypopomus gauderio isolate BG-103 chromosome 9, BGAUD_0.2, whole genome shotgun sequence genomic DNA includes:
- the scyl3 gene encoding protein-associating with the carboxyl-terminal domain of ezrin produces the protein MGTESSALRGRVLEEPLLTLPSGLRMYSALLQDGKSASVFVYKQGNGDKVNKAAKHLKTLRHPSLLRFHSCCMQDGDIHLVTERVRPLGPLLDDLTPQEICSGIYDLLQALVFLHDRGTLSHNNVCMSSVFVSEDGHWKLGGMETVCKFNEATPEFLASVQAVRDSAAVPPEEQLDGFSTLPDRHAHARDAFSFGVLLGSLIPLLNGYVSEELAESLRCTLQASLLTSDPRDRLPLSRLLTHEFFRNDFLDIMNFLKSLTLKSEEEKNEFFKFLLDRVHSLPEELTGARLVPKLLNSLVLAEPTAVRSFLPHLLHPRKDPSERAGDEFLLSLPMYRRYVVPQLLKLFRGNEEHVRMVLLSHMHIYAEFFSHDELKSHILPQVLLGMRDTNDTLVAMTLQSLAVLVPLLGAQVVVGGERMKVFKRTTPNFTKSAEVTPETSPVHVIGAPVPHVSQPSKVFQFSKPFEGRELVLENLDCLQPVRDHDAVLRTATVQTGMSKMDGSLVKGEVRNGPPEEAWPDWGDADEMPNGDVSQPFHPSTQHEHGPSDPPPATAHGADEPWDDFEDSKVTLDQLPRTPVLAAKSSREPGEECGSTSGPGHERVSKALKLSSAGKPTPEEQNASWLTDCHQTVEDPKFTKPSSLTEPKPTGPRRGAAALGLGEEFTIKVKKRPYTDPELDFFADMVPDIKLSSPSMLFQSNGSLSNLAAGAVPSQRDAGHTPTSLDTLGLTARFAAVDLTEAEGEGWGDGEDISWEDENAW, from the exons ATGGGTACGGAGAGCAGCGCGCTGCGGGGTCGCGTGCTGGAGGAGCCGCTGCTCACGCTGCCCTCGGGACTGCGCATGTACTCCGCCCTGCTCCAGGACGGGAAGTCTGCCTCCGTGTTCGTCTACAAGCAGGGCAACGGAGACAAAGTGAACAAAGCGGCCAAG CACCTGAAGACTCTGAGACACCCGAGTCTGCTGCGCTTCCACTCGTGCTGCATGCAGGACGGGGACATTCACCTGGTGACGGAGAGAGTCCGGCCCCTGGGGCCCCTGCTGGACGACCTCACCCCACAGGAGATCTGCTCCGGCATCTACGACCTGCTGCAGGCCCTCGTCTTCCTGCACGACAGG GGAACGTTGAGCCACAACAACGTGTGCATGTCCTCCGTGTTTGTCAGCGAGGACGGACACTGGAAGCTGGGAGGGATGGAGACCGTTTGCAAGTTTAACGAGGCAACACCAGAG TTCCTGGCGAGTGTCCAGGCTGTAAGAGACAGCGCGGCGGTGCCCCCCGAGGAGCAG CTGGATGGATTCAGCACGCTTCCCGACAGACACGCCCACGCGCGTGACGCCTTCTCCTTCGGCGTGCTGCTGGGctccctcatccctctcctGAATGGATACG TGTCTGAGGAGCTCGCCGAGAGTCTGAGATGCACGCTGCAGGCCAGcctgctgacctctgaccccaggGATCGTCTGCCGCTCAGCCGTCTACTCACGCATGAGTTTTTCAG GAATGACTTTCTGGACATCATGAACTTTCTGAAGAGTTTGACTTTGAAATCGGAGGAGGAAAAGAATGAGTTCTTTAA ATTTTTGCTGGACAGAGTTCACAGCCTCCCGGAAGAGCTGACTGGAGCCCGTCTGGTCCCCAAGCTGCTGAACTCTCTGGTGCTGGCTGAACCCACAGCTGTGAGGAGCTTCCTGCCTCACCTGCTACATCCCAGGAAGG ATCCTAGTGAGAGGGCTGGGGATGAGTTCCTGCTGTCTCTGCCGATGTATCGGAGGTACGTGGTTCCACAGCTCCTGAAGCTCTTCAGAGGAAACGAGGAGCATGTCAGGATGGTCCTCCTCTCTCACATGCACATCTACGCAGAGTTCTTCTCCCATGACGAGTTGAAGAGCCACATACTACCTCAG GTTTTGCTGGGAATGAGAGACACAAACGACACACTGGTTGCCATGACGCTGCAGTCCTTGGCTGTGCTGGTTCCGTTGTTAGGGGCACAGGTCGTTGTGGGCGGGGAAAGGATGAAGGTCTTCAAACGGACCACGCCCAACTTCACTAAGTCAGCAGAAGTCACCCCCGAAA CTTCGCCGGTCCACGTCATAGGTGCTCCAGTTCCTCACGTATCACAGCCCTCCAAAGTTTTCCAGTTTTCTAAGCCCTTTGAGGGCCGAGAGCTGGTTCTGGAAAACCTGGACTGCCTCCAGCCAGTCAGAGACCACGATGCTGTCTTGCGCACCGCTACAGTGCAGACGG ggatGAGCAAGATGGATGGATCACTCGTGAAAGGGGAGGTGAGGAACGGCCCACCTGAGGAGGCGTGGCCCGACTGGGGTGATGCGGATGAAATGCCCAACGGAGACGTGAGCCAGCCTTTCCACCCCAGCACGCAGCATGAGCACGGCCCCTCTGACCCACCGCCCGCGACGGCCCACGGTGCGGACGAACCTTGGGACGATTTTGAGGATTCTAAGGTTACCTTAGACCAACTGCCCCGCACACCCGTCCTAGCCGCAAAGTCCTCAAGAGAGCCTGGAGAAGAGTGTGGGTCTACATCCGGTCCTGGACACGAACGAGTGTCTAAAGCACTCAAGCTGAGTTCTGCTGGGAAACCCACTCCAGAGGAGCAGAACGCATCGTGGCTTACTGACTGTCACCAAACTGTAGAAGATCCCAAGTTCACCAAACCAAGTTCGCTCACCGAGCCCAAACCCACAGGTCCTCGTAGGGGAGCGGCGGCTTTGGGGCTGGGAGAGGAGTTCACCATCAAAGTGAAAAAGAGACCGTACACCGACCCCGAGCTGGATTTCTTTGCTGATATGGTACCAGACATAAAGCTGTCATCTCCCAGCATGCTCTTCCAATCAAACGGTTCCCTCAGCAACCTGGCGGCAGGTGCAGTTCCATCGCAGCGTGACGctggccacacccccaccagTCTAGACACACTGGGACTGACGGCCAGGTTTGCAGCAGTAGACCTGACGGAG gCTGAAGGAGAGGGCTGGGGTGACGGTGAGGACATCAGCTGGGAGGATGAGAATGCctggtga
- the prg4b gene encoding proteoglycan 4b yields the protein MTRPSYLLLVLACVLVTCCSAQKSCAGRCGESYYRGSACQCDAECLAHNECCRNYEALCTTRDSCKGRCGERFKRGRKCHCDTACVQYDQCCPDYASECTVEESNSIDEEGDESEVDPQASEDLNYPEAEVVVGTTPAVVDSGSGGLSSSDMELEPAVVQPSPLPDRPDVDPDVAPDVDLEPSEVSVTPEVSQAGGDISPHPEDTDTPTANTSVTSFLPPGGSTPETADVNRPEMVPGSLTTTPATPTSTPASEQPVQSTQPSPQGTSETRATTASTAHTNNTEIDASNSTSQPSDLQQPNNTLAPETAAVTQAEHAEHFENVDSETVEIQNKDPTEKPSSTETNTNAQDDNMTVLPSPEEDKPEPVGPSSGAELRPTNPDQPGEAPLPEDSSQPHTLQDESGPSEKTPSTGVDTKNVDPTDTPSTTNNEGETVRGISSTKETPTTPGSPENPSPPTATQKPTKPKSDTADALDEGSPWDYQADANNDTNLCSGRPINGLTTLRNGTIAVFRGHYFWILDSKRNPGPAQGITDVWGIPSPIDTVYTRCNCQGKTYFFKGNQYWRFENALMDPGFPKPVSEGFGLGGHITAALSMPRYRSRRESVLFFKRGGLAQRYTYRIAPQCGSKLAVYTTSRRVRRSKDPELGQEISIRSWTGFPPLVTSAVSVPTTTSIGDGYKYYIFSQTKYYSLKLEGETPVILTPKDGPGKHRTARSWFRCPETPSM from the exons ATGACAAGGCCTTCTTATCTACTTCTGGTGTTGGCGTGTGTTCTTGTCACATGTTGTTCTGCCCAGA AAAGTTGTGCCGGTCGATGTGGAGAATCTTATTATCGGGGCAGCGCGTGCCAGTGTGACGCCGAGTGCCTCGCGCACAATGAATGCTGCCGAAACTACGAGGCACTGTGCACTACAA GAGACTCGTGTAAAGGGCGCTGTGGCGAGCGTTTTAAGAGAGGAAGAAAATGCCACTGTGATACCGCGTGTGTCCAGTACGACCAGTGCTGTCCAGATTACGCGTCCGAATGCACCGTGGAGG AATCCAACAGCATAGACGAAGAAGGAGATGAGTCCGAAGTGGACCCTCAGGCATCTGAAG ACTTAAACTACCCTGAGGCAGAAG TGGTGGTTGGTACCACCCCTGCTGTGGTTGATAGTGGCAGTGGAGGACTGTCCTCCTCAGATATGGAGCTGGAGCCTGCTGTGGTCCAGCCATCCCCACTCCCAGACCGGCCTGATGTTGACCCTGACGTTGCCCCTGATGTTGACCTTGAGCCGAGTGAAGTCAGTGTCACTCCAGAAGTGTCTCAGGCAGGTGGAGACATCTCTCCTCACCCCGAAGACACGGACACCCCAACGGCAAACACATCTGTCACCTCCTTCCTTCCTCCGGGCGGTTCAACTCCTGAGACGGCAG ATGTGAATCGACCTGAGATGGTCCCTGGCAGTCTCACCACAACTCCTGCCACACCAACCAGTACACCAGCATCTGAGCAGCCAGTGCAGAGCACACAACCAAGCCCTCAGGGAACCTCGGAGACCAGAGCCACTACTGCAAGCACTGCTCACACAAATAATACTGAAATCGATGCCTCCAATTCAACCAGTCAGCCTTCTGACTTGCAGCAACCTAACAACACACTGGCCCCAGAAACAGCTGCAGTTACTCAGGCTGAACATGCAGAGCACTTTGAGAACGTCGACTCTGAAACGGTGGAGATCCAGAACAAAGACCCAACAGAGAAGCccagcagtacagaaacaaacacaaatgcacaagaTGATAATATGACTGTTCTCCCCTCTCCAGAGGAGGACAAGCCTGAACCTGTAGGACCTTCCTCAGGAGCAGAGCTCAGACCTACTAACCCAGACCAGCCTGGAGAAGCTCCACTTCCAGAGGACAGcagccaaccacacacactgcaggatgAATCAGGGCCCAGTGAAAAGACACCCTCAACAGGGGTGGACACCAAAAATGTGGACCCAACAGACACGCCTAGCACGACGAATAATGAAGGTGAAACTGTAAGAGGGATCTCCTCTACAAAAGAGACTCCCACCACCCCAGGCTCCCCCGAGAACCCTTCTCCTCCTACAGCAACACAGAAGCCAACCAAACCAAAGTCAGACACTGCGGACGCTCTTGATGAAGGTAGTCCTTGGGATTATCAGGCGG ATGCAAACAACGACACTAATCTCTGTAGTGGGCGACCAATCAACGGCTTGACCACACTACGAAACGGCACCATCGCAGTTTTCCGAG GTCACTATTTTTGGATATTGGACTCCAAGAGGAACCCAGGACCTGCTCAGGGTATCACAGATGTCTGGGGAATTCCCTCTCCAATCGACACGGTCTACACACGCTGTAATTGCCAAGGAAAGACCTACTTCTTCAAG GGGAACCAGTACTGGAGGTTTGAAAATGCACTCATGGACCCAGGCTTCCCCAAACCCGTCAGTGAAGGTTTTGGCTTGGGAGGTCACATCACTGCTGCACTGTCAATGCCACGGTACAGAAGCAGGAGGGAGTCCGTGTTGTTCTTCAAAAGAG gtggactGGCTCAGAGATACACATATCGCATCGCACCTCAGTGTGGCAGCAAGCTAGCAGTATACACGACCAGCAGGAGAGTCAGGAGGAGCAAAG ATCCTGAACTGGGGCAGGAGATCAGCATCAGGAGTTGGACCGGATTCCCTCCACTCGTCACCTCTGCGGTGTCTGttcccaccaccaccagtatTGGTGATGGGTACAAATACTACATTTTCTCACAGA CCAAATACTACAGTTTAAAGCTAGAGGGTGAAACGCCGGTGATCCTGACCCCCAAGGATGGGCCAGGGAAACACAGGACGGCCAGGAGCTGGTTCAGATGCCCAGAGACACCCAGTATGTAG